One segment of Streptomyces sp. NBC_00576 DNA contains the following:
- a CDS encoding alpha-galactosidase, translating into MLEIAGTGRTWLLSGPTSSYAVHLTEDDELLHLHWGPRIALADAEALAVRPLPDYWPFESPLDGREEYPVEGGPRFVRPALSVRTDERRGTEWRFEAYESERGDEGDELRLRFRDAGLAITLHYRMRHDVVERWATLTHDASDPTGPLELLRADSATWTLPERDGWRLSQLHGRWAAESQLVRTDLTYGEKVIGSRRGHTGHQHLPWMALDTDATEEHGEVYACALGWSGSWRIAVAQLPDARVQITGGAGYDDSGLLCLAAGESFTTPVFAGLWTDLGHGGASRAWHAYQRAFVVPDADRDRPVLYNSWEATEFDISEEQQGTLARRAAAIGVELFVVDDGWFGARTSDRAGLGDWTPNPDRFPAGVKPLADYVHALGMQFGIWVEPEMVNPDSDLYRAHPDWVQFQSGRKRTEFRNQLVLNLAREDVRQYLWEQLDGLLSSAPIDYVKWDFNRCFTDAGWPGEDYPQRLWVDHVHGLYTLLDRLRAAHPDVAFESCSGGGGRIDLGVLARTDQVWTSDNTDPLDRLAIQEGFSQIHPARVMAAWVTDSPNTQLNGRVSSLRFRFVSAMAGVLGVGGDLTRWAEEELTEAGEWVELYKEIRPVVQRGDLYRLRRPAGGLSAVQYVLAGESVVLAWLQAQHHGEPVPALRLRGLDPAAEYECRETGEVHRGAVLLHSGLRTGLKGDLDAAVFRLRRI; encoded by the coding sequence ATGCTGGAAATTGCCGGAACCGGTCGTACGTGGCTTCTCTCGGGGCCCACGAGCAGTTACGCCGTCCATCTCACCGAGGACGACGAACTGCTGCATCTGCACTGGGGCCCGCGGATCGCCCTCGCCGACGCGGAGGCGCTCGCCGTCCGGCCCTTGCCGGACTACTGGCCCTTCGAGTCTCCGCTCGACGGTCGCGAGGAGTACCCGGTCGAGGGCGGCCCCCGCTTCGTACGGCCCGCGCTGTCCGTGCGGACCGACGAGCGCCGGGGCACCGAGTGGCGCTTCGAGGCGTACGAGAGCGAGCGCGGCGACGAGGGGGACGAACTGCGGCTGCGGTTCCGTGACGCCGGGCTGGCGATCACGCTCCACTACCGGATGCGCCACGACGTGGTCGAGCGCTGGGCGACCCTCACCCATGACGCGTCCGACCCGACCGGCCCGCTGGAGCTGCTCCGCGCGGACTCCGCCACCTGGACGCTCCCCGAGCGCGACGGCTGGCGTCTCTCCCAACTGCACGGACGCTGGGCCGCCGAGTCCCAGCTCGTGAGGACGGACCTCACCTACGGTGAGAAGGTCATCGGCAGCCGGCGAGGTCACACCGGGCACCAGCACCTGCCCTGGATGGCGCTCGACACCGACGCGACCGAGGAGCACGGCGAGGTGTACGCGTGCGCGCTCGGGTGGTCGGGGTCGTGGCGGATCGCCGTCGCCCAGTTGCCGGACGCGCGCGTGCAGATCACCGGCGGCGCCGGATACGACGACTCGGGCCTGCTGTGCCTGGCGGCGGGCGAGTCCTTCACCACGCCCGTCTTCGCGGGACTGTGGACCGACTTGGGGCACGGCGGGGCGAGCCGGGCGTGGCACGCGTACCAGCGCGCGTTCGTCGTGCCGGACGCGGACCGGGATCGGCCCGTGCTCTACAACTCCTGGGAGGCCACGGAGTTCGACATCTCCGAGGAGCAGCAGGGGACGCTGGCCCGGCGGGCCGCCGCGATCGGCGTCGAGCTGTTCGTCGTGGACGACGGCTGGTTCGGGGCCCGCACCAGCGACCGGGCCGGCCTCGGCGACTGGACGCCCAACCCGGACCGCTTCCCGGCGGGCGTCAAACCGCTCGCTGACTACGTGCACGCCCTGGGGATGCAGTTCGGCATCTGGGTCGAGCCCGAGATGGTCAACCCGGACAGTGACCTCTACCGCGCGCACCCCGACTGGGTGCAGTTCCAGTCGGGACGAAAGCGGACGGAATTCCGCAATCAGCTCGTACTGAACCTCGCCCGCGAGGATGTCCGGCAGTACCTCTGGGAGCAGCTCGACGGGCTGCTCTCCAGTGCTCCCATCGACTACGTGAAGTGGGACTTCAACCGCTGCTTCACCGACGCCGGCTGGCCCGGTGAGGACTACCCGCAGCGTCTGTGGGTCGACCATGTGCACGGGCTGTACACCCTGCTGGACCGCCTGCGGGCGGCGCACCCCGATGTCGCCTTCGAGTCCTGCTCGGGCGGCGGCGGCCGGATCGACCTCGGTGTCCTCGCCCGTACGGACCAGGTGTGGACCTCCGACAACACCGACCCGCTGGACCGACTCGCTATCCAGGAGGGCTTCAGTCAGATCCATCCGGCGCGGGTCATGGCGGCGTGGGTCACGGACAGCCCGAACACCCAGCTCAACGGCCGGGTCAGCTCGTTGCGGTTCCGTTTCGTGAGCGCGATGGCCGGGGTGCTCGGCGTCGGCGGGGACCTCACCCGGTGGGCGGAGGAGGAGCTGACCGAGGCCGGGGAGTGGGTGGAGCTCTACAAGGAGATCCGGCCCGTCGTGCAGCGCGGCGACCTCTACCGGCTGCGGCGCCCGGCCGGTGGACTGAGCGCGGTGCAGTACGTGCTGGCGGGCGAGAGCGTCGTCCTCGCCTGGCTCCAGGCGCAGCACCACGGCGAGCCGGTTCCGGCGCTGCGGCTGCGCGGACTCGACCCTGCAGCTGAGTACGAATGCCGCGAAACGGGCGAAGTTCATCGAGGTGCCGTGTTGTTGCACAGCGGCTTGCGAACCGGACTGAAGGGTGACCTCGATGCGGCAGTTTTCCGACTTCGTCGCATCTGA
- a CDS encoding tyrosine-protein phosphatase, which produces MTQQVPSTEPELGGVRNFRDVGGLPTVDGRRVAPGRLFRSGHLAHATDEDAAFLGSLGLHTIFDFRNSADIKLEGPDVELPGVRNLNIPLSDPAHGAEFWKMVRDGDLDELRSLLADGKGEQRMINSYREIVRDRTAEHSRMLHALAEDSVPALMHCAAGKDRAGLSIAVTLLAVGVERDAIVADYMESNAQHRRYKVRRNGTAAQAYSPEVLELLNPLFGTRPEYLTAAMETVEETWGSVDSYLEQGLSVTPEMRERLRERFLD; this is translated from the coding sequence GTGACGCAGCAGGTCCCGTCGACCGAGCCCGAGCTGGGCGGCGTACGCAACTTCCGTGACGTGGGCGGACTGCCGACCGTTGACGGCCGGCGTGTGGCGCCCGGCCGGTTGTTCCGCAGTGGGCATCTCGCCCACGCGACCGACGAGGACGCGGCGTTTCTCGGCTCCCTGGGGCTGCACACGATCTTCGACTTCCGCAACTCGGCGGACATCAAGCTGGAGGGGCCGGACGTCGAGCTGCCGGGCGTGCGCAACCTGAACATCCCGCTGTCCGACCCGGCGCACGGGGCGGAGTTCTGGAAGATGGTCCGGGACGGCGATCTCGACGAACTGCGCAGTCTCCTGGCCGACGGCAAGGGCGAGCAGCGGATGATCAACTCCTACCGCGAGATCGTCAGGGACCGTACGGCCGAGCACTCCCGGATGCTCCACGCGCTGGCCGAGGACAGTGTCCCGGCCCTGATGCACTGCGCGGCCGGCAAGGACCGCGCGGGCCTGTCCATCGCGGTGACGCTGCTCGCCGTCGGGGTGGAGCGGGACGCCATCGTGGCCGACTACATGGAGTCGAACGCGCAGCACCGCCGCTACAAGGTTCGCCGCAACGGCACCGCGGCCCAGGCGTACAGCCCCGAGGTCCTGGAGCTGCTCAACCCGCTCTTCGGCACCCGCCCCGAATATCTGACGGCGGCCATGGAGACGGTCGAGGAGACCTGGGGCAGCGTCGACAGCTATCTGGAGCAGGGGCTGAGCGTCACCCCCGAGATGCGGGAGCGACTGCGGGAGCGCTTCCTCGACTGA
- a CDS encoding DUF6126 family protein — MTNMEDKFPRALWVRLIIYIAVGHLFAAFIYLLFEVGAKQ; from the coding sequence ATGACCAACATGGAGGACAAGTTCCCACGGGCCCTGTGGGTCCGGCTGATCATCTACATCGCGGTCGGGCACCTCTTCGCCGCGTTCATCTACCTGCTGTTCGAGGTGGGCGCGAAGCAGTAG
- a CDS encoding helix-turn-helix domain-containing protein: MSLPEEGRPVEDLPAVAPQLRALRRQASLTLEAAARAAGLSPAHLSRLETGQRQPSLPMLLGLARIYGTTVSELLGETVADRDAIVRAADMEPTAAGGWSYWQAGASGRGMQSLRVHVPHGAQGDIVRVHPGEEWLYVLKGRLRLRLGDTAHVLAPGDSAHFDSLTPHRLAADGRDGTDLLFVHTLLQSPTAGLCLGPTTGVTP; this comes from the coding sequence ATGAGCCTTCCCGAAGAAGGCAGGCCGGTCGAGGACCTGCCCGCCGTCGCACCGCAGCTCCGGGCGCTGCGCCGCCAGGCCTCCCTCACCCTGGAGGCCGCGGCCCGGGCCGCCGGGCTGTCGCCCGCCCACCTGTCCCGGCTGGAGACCGGGCAGCGCCAGCCTTCCCTGCCGATGTTGCTCGGGCTCGCCCGTATTTACGGTACGACGGTCTCCGAACTGCTCGGTGAGACCGTCGCCGACCGGGACGCGATCGTACGCGCCGCCGACATGGAGCCGACGGCTGCGGGCGGCTGGTCCTACTGGCAGGCCGGTGCGTCCGGACGCGGGATGCAGTCCCTGCGCGTCCATGTGCCGCACGGGGCGCAGGGCGACATCGTGCGCGTCCACCCCGGCGAGGAGTGGCTGTACGTCCTCAAGGGGCGGCTGCGGCTGCGCCTCGGGGACACCGCACACGTCCTCGCACCCGGCGACAGCGCGCACTTCGACTCGCTGACCCCGCACCGCCTCGCCGCCGACGGCCGCGACGGCACCGACCTGCTCTTCGTCCACACCCTGCTGCAGAGCCCCACCGCCGGCCTCTGCCTCGGCCCGACCACTGGAGTGACGCCATGA